A single window of Undibacterium sp. 5I1 DNA harbors:
- a CDS encoding prolyl oligopeptidase family serine peptidase — protein MEHKVKSKKPAVLIASFSLALLGLATASISQAQTTAAGVMTESAVAADPQQWLEDVTGEKALDWVKARNQVTRSKLDSDAGFIKLRSDLQVVLNSKDRIPTVNKMGNYYYNFWMDADHPRGVWRKTTLDEYRKPQPKWETVLDIDALAKVENENWVFKNSNCRDPVYDRCLIQLSRGGADAVVMREFDLTTQSFIKDGFTLPEAKMNIDWRDKDTLFVGTNFGEGSLTDSGYPRIVKEWKRGTPISSAKTLLAGEKTDISVSARSYDQDGIHHEIVSRGVTFYTSEEYLKEGSKLTRLDVPAKSNISFFGKQFVVSLREAWITGGKTYATGSLLAIDFDAYKKGKRNFNVLFQPTDTSSLNGEAITKHYLLVQSLNNVKSNLTEWQLKKGKWVSREVALPTLGSVGVSAIDANHSDDYFLSYSDYLTPSVYILAHAGNDQRETLKSAPSFFDATPYETVQKFATSKDGTKVPYFMVRNKDVKYDGNNPTLLYGYGGFEISLTPAYSGSLGKTWLEKGGVYVVANIRGGGEYGPRWHEAALKENRQRAYDDFAAVADDLIASKITSPQHLGAMGGSNGGLLAGVALTQHPELFNAVVSQVPLLDMQRFNKLLAGASWMGEYGNPDIPAEWDYISRYSPYQNVKAGVKYPNVLFITSTRDDRVHPGHARKMAAKMISQGHDNVWYYENIEGGHGGAANNAQRADMAAITYSFLWNMLKRDNADVVIKR, from the coding sequence ATGGAACACAAAGTAAAATCAAAAAAACCTGCTGTGCTCATCGCCTCATTCAGTCTTGCGCTATTGGGTTTAGCAACCGCAAGTATCAGTCAAGCACAAACTACGGCGGCAGGCGTAATGACAGAATCAGCAGTCGCTGCCGATCCGCAGCAATGGCTGGAAGATGTCACCGGCGAGAAAGCCCTGGATTGGGTCAAGGCACGTAATCAGGTTACACGCAGCAAATTGGATAGCGATGCTGGTTTCATCAAGCTGCGCAGTGATTTGCAAGTCGTGCTGAACTCCAAAGACCGGATCCCGACCGTGAACAAAATGGGAAATTATTATTACAATTTTTGGATGGATGCCGATCATCCACGCGGCGTCTGGCGCAAAACGACGCTGGACGAATATCGCAAACCCCAACCAAAATGGGAAACCGTGCTCGATATCGATGCACTGGCAAAAGTAGAGAATGAAAATTGGGTATTTAAAAACAGTAACTGCCGCGATCCTGTCTACGACCGATGCTTAATTCAATTATCACGTGGCGGCGCAGATGCGGTCGTGATGCGCGAATTTGATCTGACCACACAGAGCTTTATCAAAGACGGTTTTACCCTGCCGGAAGCCAAGATGAACATCGATTGGCGCGATAAAGATACGCTATTCGTCGGAACCAATTTTGGCGAAGGCTCACTGACGGATTCTGGCTATCCGCGCATCGTCAAAGAGTGGAAACGTGGCACACCGATCAGCTCCGCCAAGACTTTATTGGCAGGTGAAAAAACCGATATCTCGGTCTCAGCCCGAAGCTACGATCAAGATGGTATTCATCACGAAATCGTCAGCAGAGGTGTGACCTTCTACACGTCGGAAGAATATTTAAAAGAAGGTAGCAAGCTAACGCGATTAGATGTGCCAGCAAAATCCAATATCAGTTTCTTTGGCAAACAATTCGTCGTTAGCCTACGTGAAGCATGGATCACTGGCGGCAAGACCTACGCCACTGGCAGCCTGCTGGCGATTGATTTTGACGCGTATAAAAAAGGCAAACGTAATTTCAATGTATTGTTCCAGCCGACGGATACAAGCTCACTCAATGGTGAGGCGATTACTAAACATTATCTGCTGGTGCAGTCATTGAATAATGTCAAAAGTAATCTGACTGAATGGCAGCTAAAAAAGGGCAAATGGGTCTCACGTGAAGTCGCCCTGCCCACACTAGGTAGCGTCGGTGTCAGCGCGATTGATGCCAATCACTCTGACGATTATTTCCTGAGCTACTCCGACTATCTGACTCCTAGCGTTTACATTTTGGCGCATGCGGGTAACGATCAGCGCGAAACCTTAAAATCTGCCCCTAGCTTTTTTGATGCAACGCCTTACGAGACCGTACAAAAGTTTGCAACCTCCAAAGACGGCACCAAAGTCCCCTATTTTATGGTGCGCAATAAAGACGTGAAATACGATGGCAATAATCCAACATTGTTATACGGTTATGGCGGCTTTGAGATTTCGCTGACACCGGCCTACTCCGGTAGTCTGGGTAAGACCTGGCTAGAAAAAGGCGGCGTCTATGTGGTGGCCAATATCCGTGGCGGTGGCGAATACGGTCCGCGCTGGCATGAAGCTGCATTAAAAGAAAACCGTCAGCGTGCGTATGATGATTTTGCCGCAGTCGCGGACGACCTGATCGCCAGCAAAATCACTAGTCCACAACATCTGGGCGCGATGGGTGGCAGCAATGGTGGCTTACTCGCCGGTGTTGCCCTGACCCAGCATCCAGAATTGTTCAATGCCGTCGTAAGTCAGGTGCCATTGCTAGACATGCAGCGCTTTAACAAACTGCTGGCAGGGGCGTCGTGGATGGGGGAATATGGCAATCCAGATATCCCTGCTGAATGGGATTACATCTCACGCTACTCACCATACCAAAACGTCAAAGCAGGCGTTAAATATCCGAATGTCTTGTTCATCACATCAACCCGCGATGACCGGGTACATCCAGGACATGCTCGTAAGATGGCGGCAAAAATGATCAGTCAGGGACATGACAATGTCTGGTATTACGAGAATATTGAAGGCGGTCACGGCGGTGCGGCAAACAACGCACAACGCGCAGATATGGCAGCGATTACCTATTCGTTTTTGTGGAATATGTTGAAGCGGGATAATGCCGACGTGGTGATTAAGCGTTAG
- a CDS encoding catecholate siderophore receptor Fiu, which yields MSHIKSRKHARPQFNQTLTAAAIAAVMLPALAQAADTTLPEVKVTSKQENDFKADKASSPKYTQPLVDTPQTITVIKRELIEQQGAVTLTQALQNTPGVGAFFLGENGSTNTGDAVYMRGFDSSSSIYVDGVRDLGSISRDLFNIEQIDVLKGAAGTDSGRSAPTGSINLVSKQAQKDDATYGSVKFGSGSQKRVTADWNKVINAETGTAFRLNVMDEDSGSASRNEVKNKRWGVAPSLAFGLGSPTRIYLNYLHVDQNNVPDGGVPTIGLPGYSSPDPKRPFLSTAPMVDPKNFYGSASDFDKVKADMLTGRIEHDFNPKAKLINTTRYGKTSQNYLLTAFMGSTANLVTPSASDKSTWTLARSIRTLKDQKNEILTNQTNLLLDFDTKGLQHTVLTGVELTNEKQNTFGYSGTGTLPAANFYNPNPNDPVSGLNLVRNGVFTRGATTTVSAYAFDTLKFNPQWQLSGGVRIDHYSTDYSATSLSTLAANPTLPVNTLIPTNLNMDGNLVNWKVGGLYKPTEASSVYVSYATSKQPPGGSNFALSASASSAANPKFDPQETKNAEIGTKWDLLDQKLSFTAALYRTEVSNEVEQNLVDLLYYQTGKKRVQGVELGVTGAITKTWLVSAGYTKMDTKVESGKITTASGINNLAYTPKQAFTAWTSYELPFGVKLGGGARFVDSLLRGTDGAVGTPAYTNSYWVVDAMASYAINKNIDLQLNMYNLGDKAYVAAINKSGYRYTPGTPRSATLMANIKF from the coding sequence ATGTCACACATTAAAAGTCGTAAGCATGCACGCCCCCAATTCAATCAAACTTTGACCGCCGCAGCGATCGCTGCTGTGATGCTGCCAGCACTTGCGCAGGCGGCTGATACGACTTTGCCAGAAGTCAAAGTGACGTCGAAACAAGAAAATGATTTTAAAGCGGACAAGGCTTCATCGCCAAAATATACCCAGCCTCTGGTCGATACCCCGCAAACGATTACCGTGATTAAGCGCGAGCTGATAGAGCAACAAGGCGCAGTGACCTTGACCCAAGCTTTGCAAAATACCCCTGGCGTTGGTGCATTCTTCCTGGGTGAAAACGGCAGCACGAATACAGGCGATGCGGTCTATATGCGCGGTTTTGATTCTTCCAGCAGTATTTATGTAGACGGCGTGCGCGATCTGGGATCAATCTCGCGCGACTTGTTCAATATCGAGCAGATCGATGTATTAAAAGGCGCTGCAGGGACCGATAGCGGTCGTAGTGCACCGACCGGATCAATCAATCTGGTGAGTAAACAAGCGCAAAAAGATGATGCGACTTACGGCTCGGTCAAATTCGGTAGCGGCAGTCAAAAGCGCGTTACGGCGGACTGGAATAAAGTCATCAATGCAGAGACAGGCACCGCATTTCGCTTAAATGTGATGGATGAAGATAGTGGCAGCGCCAGCCGTAACGAAGTCAAAAATAAACGCTGGGGTGTCGCACCGTCGCTGGCATTTGGGCTTGGTAGTCCGACCCGGATTTATCTGAATTACCTGCATGTTGATCAAAATAATGTGCCGGATGGCGGCGTGCCAACAATAGGTTTGCCTGGCTACAGCAGTCCGGATCCTAAACGTCCTTTCCTCTCGACTGCGCCGATGGTCGATCCAAAAAATTTCTACGGATCAGCGAGCGATTTTGATAAAGTCAAAGCCGATATGTTGACGGGGCGGATAGAACATGACTTTAATCCTAAAGCGAAATTGATCAACACCACCCGCTACGGCAAAACCTCGCAAAATTATTTGTTGACTGCCTTCATGGGCTCGACTGCGAATCTGGTGACGCCATCTGCAAGTGACAAATCTACCTGGACTTTGGCGCGTAGCATCCGTACGCTCAAGGATCAAAAAAATGAAATTTTGACGAATCAAACCAATCTGTTGCTTGATTTTGATACGAAAGGACTCCAGCATACGGTGTTGACTGGTGTTGAACTGACCAACGAAAAACAAAACACCTTTGGCTACAGCGGCACAGGCACGCTGCCAGCCGCCAACTTCTATAATCCCAATCCAAATGATCCTGTCAGCGGCTTGAATTTAGTGCGCAACGGCGTGTTCACCCGCGGTGCAACTACCACGGTGAGTGCCTATGCGTTTGACACCTTAAAATTTAATCCGCAATGGCAATTAAGCGGTGGTGTCAGGATTGATCACTACAGCACAGATTATTCTGCCACTAGTTTATCGACGCTGGCTGCTAATCCTACTTTGCCAGTCAATACCTTGATCCCGACCAATTTAAATATGGATGGTAATCTGGTGAACTGGAAAGTCGGTGGTCTGTATAAACCGACCGAAGCCAGCAGTGTGTATGTGTCCTATGCCACGTCCAAACAGCCGCCGGGCGGTTCTAACTTTGCTTTAAGTGCCTCGGCGAGCAGCGCTGCAAATCCTAAGTTTGATCCGCAAGAGACCAAGAATGCTGAGATCGGTACCAAATGGGATTTGTTAGATCAAAAGTTGTCGTTTACCGCGGCCTTGTATCGTACCGAAGTGTCGAATGAAGTGGAGCAAAATCTGGTCGATCTGCTGTACTACCAAACGGGTAAAAAGCGGGTACAAGGTGTGGAATTGGGTGTGACCGGCGCGATCACTAAAACCTGGTTAGTTAGTGCAGGTTATACCAAGATGGACACCAAAGTAGAGAGCGGAAAAATCACCACTGCCAGCGGTATCAACAATCTGGCCTACACGCCAAAACAAGCTTTCACCGCATGGACCTCGTATGAATTGCCATTCGGTGTGAAGCTCGGTGGCGGCGCACGTTTTGTTGATTCTTTGTTGCGTGGCACTGATGGTGCGGTCGGCACACCGGCTTATACCAATTCGTATTGGGTGGTGGATGCAATGGCGAGTTATGCTATTAATAAAAATATCGATCTGCAATTGAACATGTATAACCTAGGCGATAAGGCCTATGTTGCAGCGATCAATAAAAGCGGGTACCGGTACACGCCGGGTACGCCACGCTCAGCAACTTTGATGGCGAATATTAAGTTTTAA